Part of the Metarhizium brunneum chromosome 6, complete sequence genome is shown below.
TTCCCGGGAACCTTTACCTCGATCAGAAAATCCGTCGAGAACAACCACTCCAACAGCTTGGAGAACCAGGCCGCCGGCGTGATTGTCAAGTCCGTCAAGAACATTCCattgctagttatcgcggcCATTGCGTGCGCAACATccgtcggcggcatggccTTCCTCGCTTCGAAGCATTTGGGTAACTATGTCTGGCTGCAGAACAGGCTGGTCATCCCCGGCACTGCCAACTGTTTTGCCGGTCTGGTATCGACCTTGGTGGGCGTCTATTCACAGCAGAAAGGGGTTTGGAGTCCGACGGCAAAGATTACAGCCATTGTGGAGGGTTCTTGCCTAGCCGTTGCGATGGGACTTTTTGTGCTTGTTGAAAGGTTTTTGAGGAGGGTTAGAGAGGAACATGATCAACACAGTGAAAAGCTTTGGGTGTCTGGCCGGTTGTAATTAGCCAGGGGACATGTTTTCAGAATGGGTGTGATAAGGAAGGCAGGCGGATGGATGGTGGAAGGCGTATCATTTGCAGAGCAAAAAACTATGGCATATAATGTGGCTAGACGTACAGAATCATGAACTGAGCAAAGGAGCTCTCTCCCCCCGAAGCAAACGGCTCCTATTCCTCTTGTTGAGCCATTCCGATCCCTTATAAGCCCAGTGACACAGCATGCCAGCTACAAAGCCCACTGCATCATTCTTAAACGCCAAAATGCCCGCTGTGGTCATCAACATGACGGTCCATCGCTCCATTCGTTCTTCATCGCCCAAGTCTCGATGGATCCTGCCGACACGGCCGGAAAAAGAATCGCTGGCTGCGTTCTCCCATAAATCGGGGGCTCCCTTGTTGAGCGAATGGCCTACCTTGGCCAATTCCAATCCAGCGGCGAGCACCATGATCCCAAGAATGCTTTTTGGGTATAATTTCAACAGGTCAATCAGTGTCTCACCAAAGACGAGTCCTAGAACAAGCTTGACAAGCCCCAGGAATATGATGCTCGCGCCGGATCGGGCACCAAATCGATATTGGGCCGCTAGACCGCCCGCGCCATGACAAACGGGCATCGCCCCAAACCAAGTCCCCGTGAAATTCATACACGCCACGCTCATACCGATAGACGTCACTGATGGAACGGGAAGGTCGGGCAATAAATCAGCCGCAAGGGCGGTGACAGCAATGATGGAGTTGAGAGTCGTTAGCGGAAGCTGTCCAATTGCCATCCAGAGGGCTGGGGCGTCGCGGTGTGGACCAATCCAACTTGGCAGGATCAAATGAGGATGCCAGACATGGAATGAGGGCAGTCGATGATGAGAAGTGAGGACTGCAATTATGGCAAAGACGATGGCCAGGATgaagaaggcaaaggcgTAGGGAAACCTAGGGAGCCTCTGGGTGACGATGAGAACAAGAAATGCGAACAATGCCCAGATTCTATTGTCCAGAATAGGATGTATCCAGTGTAGTGGTTGCAGAAGCGAGGTCCcggcgccgatgatgagAGACAGGCCGGCTCCTAGTTGGATGCCTTTGACAACGGGAATCGGAACAACGGATACGGCCCATCGCAGAAGACCTGTGACGCTCATGACCAGCACGGCCGCTCCCACCCACTGGCCTGCCGCGACTACAACTTCCATGGGTGCATCTTCTCCACTAGATATGGCTGCTGAAGCAATAGCCTGCAATGTTGAGAAATTTTAGTCGTATTCACGCATGGACTTGTTGATGGGTAGCGGTAACTGTACCTTCATGGGTTGAACTGGTAGAGGGATGCCATACACAACGCCAGTGAGGATATTAAATGCCCCCGAAAACATCAGTGTCGAACCCAAATGCACCGATCCTTGCACTGCCAACGCAATCATGAGTGGCAAGAGAGTGCCGAGATCACCAAGAGACCCTGAGATCTCGGCTAGCGGCGCCCGTCGAAAGGTCGAGACATTGTGAGCGTTCACACGACGCAGATGGGCCAGCCACGAGGCCATTTGGATGGCACGACGGGAGGCTCTCGCGGTTGAATTCAATAAAGTTCAACACAAAAGACGGCacgaagagagaaaaaagtATCAGTGCGGAAATGCAAAATTCACTACGATCTCTAGAGTGTCAAGATGCTGCTTCTGTTACGTCGTCATTTGCATTCTCCTCACCTTGTGACAGGTCGGCACAAGACGTATGGCCGACGTACAGTGTCGTTTGGATGGCACTGTATACTTGCACTGTCGGTGACTTGCCATTTTTCGGCCGAGTGATACATTGTGGTTCGTGAATTCGAGTGGAAGGGATGCCAAACAATTTCTCGTGGCCATCGTTTATCATTATAACAAGCCGGAATAAGTGAGTTAGTAATTTATGTAATCACACCGTCGGAGAATGCAAGTCGTCATTTTGGGTTTTTCGACAAGCTGTCGTCAGCCTGCCAAGTTTGGTTGCATGTTAATAAGCATTGGGTGTTGGAATGTAGGGAATTCAATATCGCGATGGAAGGAAGCCTGGGCAGAGGCGCATGATGTCAATGACTAAATACACCGGACTTGACTGTTGCTTGAATTTTGGGTTTTGAATGGAATTAGCAATTCATGCCGGCCGGCAATGGTTGGAGCTGCGCGGTTGCGGGTAATTGTGAGGTCATTTCTTGATGCGCCCCAAGGTTGGCAACTACGACCGGGAACTAAAACAGGCAAGAGCAAGGTGCACACacaagtacctgggtacctcAGACGTGAGGCTGTCGGCCGGGGCGCGAAGCTGATAGCGACATCCAAACGCCGATGGTGTCCGAGTCTTCCACGATAAGTACGCAGGGCCAGAGACCAAAACAAATCCAAACAAACCCGATTCATGGACTCGGAGCATGGGCCCGCGGACGAAACGGAGCCCCCCCCAATTTTCTTCTCTGGCGTTTCTATGGATTCGGCCGTCCCGGGGCCACTCGGTGGAGCTCTCTTGAAAGCCATCGCCAGGTTGTTTTGGCGAATTGGCGTTCTGGTCCGGAGAAGCTCCAGCACAATAATGCAGAACTGCATCCTCCGGAAGCAGCATGGTCTTCTGGttcctcgaggccgtcatACCCGTCTCAGCCATTCAGTgtttgccgccgacgccgtccacCACATCATCGTCCATATCCAGGTCTCGACGCAGCCCGGCCCCTTTCACGAAACGCACAATGGGCATGTCAATCCCAGATCAGCCCAAGCCCTTGTCCATCCAGTGTTGTAGCCATGGCCTCCACGGGGCTCTGTTTCAGAAGATGGCAGCTGTTGagccgatggcgaggacTTGGCAggcatactccgtactcgatGGAGTATTGCGCAGTCAATTGAGCTTGGCTGGCAGGCTGTAGCCAAGAACGGAGTAATGTCGATATTTCCTGGGGAACAGCCATTGAGGCGTGTCCCATGTCCTTTGTTTTAACGCCTCTCTGCTcacgtacctaggtaggtactgCTATCCCCAGTGTCTCTTGTGGCCAAGCGGGCTGTGAAACTCTAGCCAAGCAGGCCATGCTCCGTAATGTTTGTGCATATCTTCATGTTCAAACACAATGCATGGTACTGCGTAAACGCTGAGACATAGCGGCGCGTCTGTTCCCAACACCCATGATACCAGTTGACCTATGAGCACAAGGCAGCTACCGAGCACCCTGCTAACTTTAGCTCTTGGTTTCTTGGTTTAGCTACAGAATACTACAGATGGCACCCGTGtcgcctcatcatcattcCAACTCACTCGTGCATTTATTACTCGGAGGGCCGTTGGCACACATATTCATTGCACGGCCGCCTTTCCCCAGAGGCGTGGTGATTTGCCACGTACACATGTACAATATGAGATCCCAAAGCTTGAAATCCTGCTTCGCCGACTCAATGGCAGCACCACGCCAtgctcgccgtcttctccggTCGTGGTGGTGCGCGAGCCGCCACTGTCCCAGAGTGGTTCTATGTACCGTTGACTGTCCTGCAGGGCAGATATAATCACGCAGTCCCATGATCCCCCCAGCcaatcttctccttctggaTATCAAACTGGTCTAGTCCTTACCCGGGGCGCTAGAACAGGAATTGTAGAAAAACACTAGCCAGTGTCAAAACACCCGACGTTGGGTGTGGTTCAAAATTCGCGCAGGCAAATCCCGTCGCCTGTCCCCAGCAGAGCCATGGATCCACCACATGGGAACCACAAGTTATCGTCGTCTGCAACAGAGCTGTTGTTTGGCCAGCACACTGCCGTGTTCCGAGTTGCCCCATGGAAAGGTACTCACTACTTGGTAGGAGGCGGTCGAGGAACTCCAGGGCCATGCAGAGCTACCAGGTATCTTGCGGCTGCCCATGAGGCTCTTGTAATAAGTCATTCGCACCGACCTTCAGTCGCCCATGCAAGTCGCGCGGTGCCGGCCCGCTAGAGCGAATTGCGGAATTTGCTGCAGCATTTTTTCTTCAATGCCTGTGTCGTACCCGTGACGTTTCCTTGCTCATGTCGAGAACTGGTAGAGCCCGGCTATCTGGAACCTAAAGGGCAGTCAGCGGACCAAATTGACTGCGTTTAACTATTCTCCAAAACGCTGCTTTtcgactgactgactgaaTGGCTCGGCTCATATTTGCCAAGCACGGCGTTCTGCTCGGAGCATGCAAAATACATTGATTGTGGTAGACCGGAGACCAGAGACTAGTTCGACTCGGGTATGCTGGACAAGTTCCAGTTCCAGTGGTTGCCCAGAATGCCCGGCCCCCGGTTGGCCCGTGACGTGCACCCCCACTTTTTCCACAGACTCTAGGGCCTCCAGACTGATCAACAAAATCATGGCCCAGTCCACCCGCGCGACTCGAGCCAATTCTCTCCTCCACCTCCATCCTCTCTCACGGCCAGTACAGGTGAGTGAATGAATCACAAGAATGAGCCAGCTGTTGGTGCCAATGGCCCGTCGATCGTCTCTGGGCGTGCATCATTGATTGTCTTGGATGATGTTGCTGTGCCTCCGGACCGCGAGCTGCTGGCAGTAGCCGTCATGTTCGAACCGTTGCACCTGCCGAAACAGCCGATGCGATCGGAGGAGCTTGGATCAAACTCCAAGTTGCAAAATTCCAAATTGGCCGCCCTGCCGCGCCCAACAACCACCCTCAAGAGAACACCATCGCACAGAGTCCAGTCGCGCATCGCCAAACACAATCAATTGATTTCACCGCTCACCGGCTTTTCGAAAGACGGCCACCCTCCGGGCACCCAGCTGGCTCAATTGGCCCCCGAATATTTTTGCGCTGTTTACTAACGTTTACTTCGCGCCCAGCAGAGCAACTCTTGTCGCCTCTCCACTCCAACTCCCCAAACAACATAATGGCTGCCATTAACACTGCTCTCGTCGCCCGCGAGGCTATAAGCACGCTCGTCAAGCGCAAGAGCTGGCCTGCCGAAAATGCCGGTGTCATGGTGGTGTTCTGCATTGTCTTTGTCGGTATGCAATCGGATGCCTTCCCCCCCCATATTTGAACCCGGCCAATTCGCTATGGTTGAATGAAAGGACAatcgtcatggccagccCAAGAAACACGAATCGTTTTGCTAACAAAAAAAACCTCGTCTAGTTGCCGTCGGTCTCATTGGTCTCTGGATCGCCAAATTCCTCTCCCGACGTAGGGAGGCCAAGGAGCGCGCCCAGGCCAAGTACTAGGCGTCACCTTTTCCTGGCGGGTGACGGCTAGCTGAGGCGTGGATGGGGAGCGAGAAGGATCGGAAGTGACGAGCTGGTCGCGGGAgaagaggaacaagaagacaCTCTCAAAAGAGGGAAGGGAATGCAGCGGCGAGTTTGGGAAACTTTTGACGGCAGCGTCGTCCTGCGGAACCTGACCCTTTTCTTCCCTGGCGCCAATCTGCGAACGACTTGCAGCCGACCACTTGAATTGATTCAACGTTTATCGAGTGCTACTATCATCTGGACACGGGTGTATTCTATTGGTCAATGTACATAGTGCATCATGTGTGGTCGGAGCGGCAGAGATTGATTACGAAACCCGGGGCAAGGAGGCTTGTTGTGCTCGGGTGCCCGTGGCCAGGCTTTGCTGTATTCTATATTCTAATACTGATACCTCTACAAAGTAACTTGCTCGCGCCGTGAGTATCGTCCGCCAGAGCCAACCGCCATTCTAGCCTGATCAATCGCTCGCCAGTGCTCATCATCTATTCACATTGTCCCCCCCAATATTCCGCTTCACAATCCCTCTCTGGCCAGCATATCTGCAATGCCCAGGTAAAACGCCACGGCATTgaacctcctcctccccatccACCCTCTCACCACCCACCGCAGCCTATTCGGCCAGTTAATCAAGTCGAGGTGATTGACGCCCACCAGCGTCCCCTGATAAGCGCCCCAGCGCGCGCTCTGCACGCTCACCAGCCCGTCGTTGGCGCCCTCAGCCGCGCCCACGATCCTCCCCGGGACGCGGAACGGGCTCAGCAGCGGCGGGGGGCCCGCCACCGCCCCGTACGAGAAGTACCTGACGTCCGGGTCGTCCGGCGTGGCCGGGTTGAACTCGCGCCGCATGTACGCCGTCGTGAGCTGCGCAAAGGCGCTCGTCTCGAGGCCCGCGCGCTCGAGCACCCCGTACACGCGCGGGAGGTACAAGGGGCCGGCCTCGGCGCGCAGCACGTAGTCGGCAAACGGCGAGCCGCGGTGCGGGCTGGACACCGTGGTCAGCGAGGCGACCCTCACGGGGAGCCCGCGCTGCCGGAGGGTGTGCGCAATCATCCAGCGCGCGTCGAGGCCGCCCATGCTGTGGGCAACGATGTTGACGcccgcggcggcgtcgacgcccGACCGGGTAATCTCATCCGCGAGCCGGGAGGCCCTGTCGGCGATGGAGCTCGACGGCGGgacggaggcggcgacgacggttGCGCCCTGCGCCGTGAGCGCCTCGCGGATGCCGTGCCAGTAGTGGATGCGTGGGAAGGGCGGCACGTGCAGCTCTGAGAAGCCGAGGAGGCCGTGGGCCAGCACGATGGGGTGTTTGGGCGTTGCTGGGGAGTGTCAGATTTTGTTTTCTTTGCGGACGAGGAACGGGGGAGGACTGGACGGACCGTAGTGTTTGCGGATGGCGGCGTAGTCGTCCTCGATTTGTCGGCCGATGTCGCGGATGCGAGGATCTCGCGCGCGCGagaggcggcggctgcagGAGAATTGGCGGCGGATGGGACGCGTGCCGAGGGAGGCGAGCGATGCGCTTCGCTGGGCGCATTTGCTCATCTCGGCATTGCGAGTTTGGGGATTTGGATGCTTGGGAGGGAAGCCGTCAACGGTGGTTGTGAGCTGAGTGTTGGTGGGTTGGTCCTGACGAACGGGGCTGACGTCATCGGATGGAGCTTGGTTATGTCCGGTTGTGCACATGCCGTGATGTGACTGATAACGGGGATTTTGTTGACCACAATGGCGTAATGTGCACAATGCTTATTGGATTATGGATTCATATTATACGCTGCTGCTATGAAACAGTGTCTTATTCATGTAACAACCTGACCGTCTATGAGGCTACCCGTGCTTGAACCAAGGAAACCCACCCCCCAAACTCCCGTTGCAAAATCCCTTCATGCCGTCGTTATCACGTAACGAGCACCCTCGTCATCTCTTCTCCGCAGGCATTTGGCTTGGTGCGTTCTCGTTGGTAACGCCACTGTATGCTGGTCGGGGCTGCATTCCGTCAAATGGTCCGGACAAGTTCTCGGCTATTGCCTCATCGTAGCTTGGCGGTGCATCGTCGTATGGCGGTACTGTTTGCCCAGGCAGTAGCTGAGGAGGGTACAATGGATCTTGTGGTGGCCGCTGTGGCATTTGCGGTCTCGGCGCCTGGGGCTGATGCAGGTTCGGCATCTGGTTCTGAGTGTGCGGCGGACCAACTGGTGAGCTGGGTGCCGAATTGCCTGGTCTTGGTGGCAGTTGCGGGGGGATATTGAGTGTCGCCCGACCAGGCCGAGTATTTCTAGCGGCCCTGACAAGTTCGGGCGGCGGTGTTATGCCCGAGAAGACTTCTGTCGCTCCAAAGTGCAAAGGGAGGAATATTGTCTGAGGGTGGTTGCTGATGAAAttggacttggccttgcccCAGCATAGTCCCAGCTTTATTTCCACTTCATATCTTCGGGATAGATTGCAGGTGACAAACGACGGAGCAACGGTATTGGGAAGTGGCTTGTCTTTCCACAACGTATCCGGTACGACGACTTCGGATCCGACCTCAGCATCTGGACCAGAGGTCAAGGGTATGTTGAGGTCGGTGCTGGAGACGACAACCCAGCGGTTGATCTTTTTGTTGTAGATGTTGTATGTCCGTACTTCGGTGATGCCAATGAGGTCCACCTGGAACGAGATTAGGTTGACTTGTTCCGGACAGTCGACCAGCTTTTTGGCGATAAGCCGCAGAGGAATGAGTTGGTTGCATGTGAGAATCGAAGGGTGCGGAAGTCGAGCCGACATCTCGATggatggcgccggcgccatgcCTGGTGAGTCGACACCGGAACCATTGTTATTCGAGCTATCGCTGCTGCTCTTCTCTCCCTTCTTTGCGAAAAAGGGGTTCTTCTTTTTACTTTGCGGACCGGGCGATCGTGGCCGAAAGGTAAACGGACGACGGGCAAACGCCTCCTGGCCAGTTGGTGCTGGCCTGGGAGGCTCGATGGGAAGAAATTTGTATCCGATTTGATATCTCCAGTTCTCCTTGAGAAATCCGGGCCGTTGGACCGTAACTTTTATATAGTAGCGGACTTCGGCTTCCATGGGATACCCTGTCAAGGATGGCGGGAGGGTTCGGGTAACATGCTGAAGGTGCAGCTGTTTCGTGCCATCCATAACTCGAACTCCACCCATGCCGAATAGTCCGCCCCCGGATCCGAAGCCGCCCACGCCTGCGAGGCCGCCAatcttggacatggccattgGGTCGCTGCAGGCGTTGTTGATGGGCAGCTTGAACTTGAAGGGGAACTCGTGTTCCCCCGGCTGCAGCGGGAAGGCGCCATATGGGTTCGAAGTACTTGAGTGGTATTCGTCGGGGAAAACCTGCTGGACCTTGTATAAAATCTTGTGATTCTCGCTCACGATGCTGCCGGGCGGACCAGGCAACGGACCTGTCGGTCTGGGGCCAGTCTCTTCATAAGGATTCGGGACTTGCAGAGCAGTGACAGATTCTCCTTCCAGCTTGACGACTATGCTGCCGACTTGCTCGGAGCGATTGAGCCCGAGGATGATGCGTCCCGTCACATGGTCGAGGTTGGTGAAGAACTCGGGCTGATTGTCGAGAGCTATGCGGATGGACATGGTAGATGGCGGCGCACAAGCACCATCGGGTGGCGGCGCAAAACGCTTCTTGTAGAAGTGACGAGGGGCAAGAGGAAGACAAAGAGAATGGGATAAATAGGGAGAAATCTTGCCGATACTACCTCGTCATGTAGACATGCTCTCGTTTGCGTCGCGCCTCAGGTTGGTTGTCGGCCGTGCGACGTGACTGGCGGCTGCGGGATAAAAAGCGGATGGTTCGGCTGCGCAGAGCAGCCAAgcttacggagtagccaGATCCCGAAATAGAGGCGGCAGCGGGCTGTGGGTGTTTCTGCCGGGAATACAGTTCTCAAGCTGTTGCGCAGAGCTTCGGATGGAGAGAGGCGTTgtggtcgtcgtcgatgtTGACGTCGTTGGGCTAAGCCTCAGCCAAGCCTCAGCCGAAGTGTCGAGTGGCCGGGTTGTGTGACCTGGTTGTGGCCAGTGTGGCCAGTGTGGGCTCTGGGGCCGCGCGTTGAGCCCATCGATTGGTGGCCAATGGCTGTGCCGCTTTTTTGCTGCCGTTTGCAGTCGAAGCAACGCCGTGTTTGCAGGctcgagactcgagagtGGCATGCGAGCTTGTGTTTTGTCATTTACAAAATATTGTCGGGCTGGGAATGAACAAagaagccaaggctgtcGGTTTGGCACAGTTTCATCAGGCTCACGGTCTTGCCAGCCAGACCAGGGTAAAAGAGAGCTGGTGctcggtactcggtactcggtacttggTACATGCCCAGCTTGCTtcctccgtacggagtactccgtacccagaAAATGATATGGCTCAGAGGATGGGTGGCCTGGGcccttttttctcttttttctttctttttgcttCACTGCCCGAATGTGCTCGCTGGCACAAGTTTCGGAGCGATCGACTCGGTAGTTACATATGTAGACTGATTGTTAATTTAAAGAATCAAGCTGCACCAAGCACACCTAGCACTCGAGGCCAACCCAAGGGGGTACCACGTACCAGGCACAGGGTGTGGCACTGCAAggcctgca
Proteins encoded:
- the MOT2_1 gene encoding Molybdate transporter 2; this translates as MASWLAHLRRVNAHNVSTFRRAPLAEISGSLGDLGTLLPLMIALAVQGSVHLGSTLMFSGAFNILTGVVYGIPLPVQPMKAIASAAISSGEDAPMEVVVAAGQWVGAAVLVMSVTGLLRWAVSVVPIPVVKGIQLGAGLSLIIGAGTSLLQPLHWIHPILDNRIWALFAFLVLIVTQRLPRFPYAFAFFILAIVFAIIAVLTSHHRLPSFHVWHPHLILPSWIGPHRDAPALWMAIGQLPLTTLNSIIAVTALAADLLPDLPVPSVTSIGMSVACMNFTGTWFGAMPVCHGAGGLAAQYRFGARSGASIIFLGLVKLVLGLVFGETLIDLLKLYPKSILGIMVLAAGLELAKVGHSLNKGAPDLWENAASDSFSGRVGRIHRDLGDEERMERWTVMLMTTAGILAFKNDAVGFVAGMLCHWAYKGSEWLNKRNRSRLLRGERAPLLSS
- the TGL2 gene encoding Lipase 2 translates to MCTTGHNQAPSDDVSPVRQDQPTNTQLTTTVDGFPPKHPNPQTRNAEMSKCAQRSASLASLGTRPIRRQFSCSRRLSRARDPRIRDIGRQIEDDYAAIRKHYATPKHPIVLAHGLLGFSELHVPPFPRIHYWHGIREALTAQGATVVAASVPPSSSIADRASRLADEITRSGVDAAAGVNIVAHSMGGLDARWMIAHTLRQRGLPVRVASLTTVSSPHRGSPFADYVLRAEAGPLYLPRVYGVLERAGLETSAFAQLTTAYMRREFNPATPDDPDVRYFSYGAVAGPPPLLSPFRVPGRIVGAAEGANDGLVSVQSARWGAYQGTLVGVNHLDLINWPNRLRWVVRGWMGRRRFNAVAFYLGIADMLAREGL